From a single Loigolactobacillus coryniformis subsp. coryniformis KCTC 3167 = DSM 20001 genomic region:
- a CDS encoding phosphoenolpyruvate carboxykinase (ATP) has protein sequence MSTIGNYAETDIRKANPIFSQIRTTIESAFYGNNMVAVNDLTTAYELTKAAPETTVTDLPIIHTDELGLPADAVMLVNNHGRVVGRTAAARRRIGDADVDQAKFAGILRDAIFAGTQQQFYKTSVVVGLDEDFMVEAHLAVPEGYENNLLSYMLNFQTLNQTYQARYQQSKPYQEGDIFIYADPNFHHPDFPDGLALFDAQHNVAAILGMRYFGELKKSTLTLAWATAHRHGYVACHGGEKAFHFNDRPDQVFAMFGLSGSGKSTLTHAKHGGRFKTTVLHDDAFVISRENGSSVALEPAYFDKTNDYPSGTDETKYFMTLMNVGVTLNKAGQKVLVTEDLRNGNGRTIKSRYASANRVDKEEAPINAIFWIMKDDSLPPVVHITDPTLAATFGATLATKRSSAENLVGNVDRNALVIEPFADPFRAYPLAEDYADFKSLFAQRQVDCYILNTGYYNGKKIPKEVTLGILEDIVNQKMTWQDFGPLKHLSYAPLNDFPVDFTDKDYVAMLRTRLQIRLDWITSYTATHQQYPLPAEISAGLTDLIAQLK, from the coding sequence ATGAGTACCATTGGTAATTACGCAGAAACAGACATTCGTAAAGCTAATCCGATTTTCTCGCAAATTCGTACTACTATTGAGTCCGCTTTTTATGGCAATAATATGGTTGCTGTAAATGATCTCACTACCGCTTATGAATTGACAAAAGCGGCTCCAGAAACGACCGTTACTGACTTGCCGATCATTCATACCGACGAGTTAGGTTTACCAGCCGATGCTGTCATGTTAGTTAACAATCATGGCCGAGTTGTGGGCCGTACAGCCGCAGCACGCCGTCGGATTGGTGACGCAGATGTTGATCAAGCTAAGTTTGCTGGTATTTTGCGTGATGCCATTTTTGCCGGCACACAACAACAGTTTTATAAAACTAGCGTCGTTGTCGGACTTGATGAAGACTTCATGGTTGAAGCCCATTTAGCCGTTCCCGAAGGTTATGAAAACAATCTCTTATCTTATATGCTGAATTTTCAAACACTTAATCAGACCTATCAAGCTCGCTATCAGCAATCCAAGCCTTACCAAGAAGGCGATATTTTCATCTACGCGGATCCAAATTTTCATCATCCTGATTTTCCCGATGGTTTAGCCTTATTTGACGCGCAACATAACGTTGCTGCTATTTTAGGGATGCGCTATTTTGGTGAGCTAAAGAAGTCGACCCTAACGCTAGCTTGGGCCACTGCACATCGTCACGGCTACGTTGCGTGTCATGGTGGCGAAAAAGCTTTTCATTTTAACGATCGTCCAGATCAAGTTTTTGCTATGTTTGGCCTTTCTGGTTCCGGTAAATCGACTTTGACTCACGCCAAGCATGGTGGACGCTTTAAAACCACAGTTTTACATGATGATGCTTTTGTTATTTCACGCGAAAACGGTAGCTCAGTTGCACTAGAACCTGCTTATTTTGACAAAACCAACGACTATCCATCTGGGACTGATGAAACCAAGTATTTCATGACCTTAATGAACGTTGGCGTCACCTTAAATAAAGCAGGGCAAAAAGTGCTTGTCACTGAAGATCTGCGTAATGGTAACGGCCGTACCATTAAATCGCGTTACGCCTCGGCTAATCGGGTAGATAAAGAGGAAGCCCCAATCAACGCAATTTTCTGGATCATGAAAGACGACAGCTTACCACCAGTTGTCCATATTACTGATCCGACCTTAGCTGCAACATTTGGCGCAACCTTAGCAACCAAACGGTCATCAGCCGAAAATTTAGTTGGTAATGTTGACCGTAACGCCCTAGTGATTGAGCCGTTTGCTGATCCATTCCGCGCTTACCCGTTGGCCGAAGATTACGCTGATTTTAAGAGCCTATTTGCGCAGCGTCAAGTTGATTGTTATATCCTCAATACGGGTTATTATAATGGCAAGAAAATCCCTAAGGAAGTAACGTTAGGCATTCTAGAAGATATTGTCAACCAAAAAATGACTTGGCAAGATTTTGGCCCACTGAAACACCTGAGCTATGCCCCATTAAATGATTTTCCAGTTGATTTTACTGATAAGGATTATGTGGCAATGCTACGGACACGGTTACAGATCCGCTTGGATTGGATCACAAGCTACACAGCAACCCATCAACAATATCCCCTACCTGCTGAAATTAGTGCTGGATTGACTGACTTGATTGCTCAACTCAAATAA
- a CDS encoding sce7725 family protein, protein MLHYYPYLRGKQFELQALLALQAAGKLAPAVVPIIEPVRDSHHLVDCVAEFMVAKRPLIVIVNPQVGTYDQHRQQRFPLTKWWTDPNLKAGLLVSTEVSLSDYNAATVLIYTQPGLLETLPLPRPQQLVIAGPSHRLRRALTPQVTLADPLPRSWDGADYLLQPQTFFSDQPWFAGADGLSGFSDFAIAGSSYSEKGYPLPYVRLSLSFPTGQQVWLHHFISDQFTDFKQPKAKYFSSGVHLLAWLAEHPEVPQTMGLQALTQSLNEQHFPGLGKVKQWLLMHHIEMVGQLLTTAPS, encoded by the coding sequence ATGCTGCATTACTATCCTTATTTACGTGGTAAACAATTTGAATTACAGGCTTTATTAGCGCTACAAGCGGCCGGAAAATTAGCGCCAGCAGTGGTGCCGATAATTGAGCCAGTTCGTGATTCGCATCATTTAGTGGATTGCGTGGCTGAATTCATGGTGGCAAAACGGCCGCTGATCGTGATCGTTAATCCGCAGGTTGGCACCTATGATCAGCACCGCCAACAACGCTTCCCACTAACTAAATGGTGGACAGATCCTAATTTAAAAGCTGGATTATTAGTCAGTACTGAAGTGTCACTAAGTGATTATAATGCCGCTACAGTACTGATCTATACGCAACCTGGATTGCTGGAAACACTGCCTTTACCACGACCGCAGCAGTTAGTAATTGCCGGTCCTAGTCATCGCTTGCGCCGTGCGCTAACACCGCAGGTTACCTTGGCTGATCCGCTGCCACGTAGTTGGGATGGGGCCGATTATCTGTTACAGCCGCAAACTTTTTTTAGTGATCAACCTTGGTTTGCTGGTGCTGATGGGCTAAGTGGATTTAGTGATTTTGCGATTGCCGGCTCAAGTTATAGCGAAAAAGGCTATCCCTTGCCTTACGTGCGTTTATCGCTTAGCTTTCCCACTGGACAGCAGGTCTGGTTGCATCATTTCATTTCGGATCAATTTACTGATTTTAAACAACCGAAAGCCAAGTATTTCAGTTCGGGAGTTCATTTGCTGGCTTGGTTAGCTGAACATCCTGAAGTGCCGCAAACAATGGGCTTGCAAGCATTAACACAAAGTCTGAATGAGCAGCATTTTCCTGGTTTAGGTAAAGTCAAGCAATGGTTATTGATGCACCATATTGAAATGGTCGGCCAGCTTTTAACTACTGCACCCAGCTAA
- a CDS encoding DNA-3-methyladenine glycosylase has product MTMTFTEYFEQTDTITIAQQLLGKQLFYQGPAGLLSGYIVETEAYLGEKDQAAHAFAGHRSAKNEALYHAGGTIYIYTIYGQFLLNVITQPEGVPQGVLIRGLQPNLGQEVMQLNRRQPRSVFDLTNGPGKLMAALGIQDLSLNLQSYATSALTLSLTMEKRPLAVNAAPRIGIGDKGIWKAAPLRFYVAHNPFVSKMPKRAMNLENYGWQS; this is encoded by the coding sequence ATGACGATGACATTTACTGAGTATTTTGAACAAACCGACACCATCACAATCGCACAGCAACTATTGGGCAAACAGCTATTCTATCAGGGGCCGGCGGGGCTGCTGTCCGGTTATATTGTGGAAACTGAAGCTTACTTAGGTGAAAAAGATCAGGCAGCGCACGCATTTGCCGGGCACCGTTCGGCTAAAAATGAGGCTTTATATCACGCTGGAGGTACGATCTATATTTATACGATCTATGGACAGTTTTTGCTGAATGTGATCACTCAACCGGAAGGCGTGCCACAGGGCGTACTGATTCGGGGCTTACAACCTAATTTAGGTCAGGAAGTAATGCAGCTCAATCGGCGACAACCACGTTCTGTTTTTGATTTGACCAACGGCCCTGGTAAATTAATGGCTGCACTAGGCATCCAAGATCTTAGTTTGAATTTACAAAGCTATGCCACGAGTGCGCTAACTTTGAGTTTAACGATGGAAAAGCGACCGCTAGCAGTTAATGCGGCGCCTCGAATCGGCATTGGTGATAAAGGTATCTGGAAGGCTGCGCCGTTACGCTTTTACGTGGCGCATAATCCATTTGTTTCCAAAATGCCTAAGCGGGCAATGAATCTAGAAAATTATGGGTGGCAATCATGA
- a CDS encoding DUF3013 family protein encodes MKITMLDYLATQVADYAGEGQLDLNWDKKEHVFEITLSLTAQNKAGQEVTDVAGKLSTQDKIDFQDQILIYDEKRLDPAAVAEDYLALLPFSGKTGLAQQTIDGLFAYLPEVMADGLSDLMAFLNEDTVTTFELKWQPRVFEQQVAAQGPIKATDYLAYPRY; translated from the coding sequence ATGAAAATAACGATGTTGGACTATCTAGCGACACAAGTTGCTGACTATGCTGGTGAAGGTCAGTTAGATCTAAACTGGGATAAAAAAGAGCATGTTTTTGAAATAACTTTAAGTTTGACTGCGCAGAATAAAGCTGGGCAAGAAGTGACCGATGTGGCGGGTAAATTAAGTACCCAGGATAAAATTGATTTTCAGGATCAAATCTTGATCTACGATGAAAAGCGTTTAGATCCAGCGGCGGTGGCTGAAGATTACTTGGCTTTGTTACCATTTTCGGGTAAAACTGGTTTAGCGCAGCAAACTATCGATGGATTGTTTGCGTATTTACCTGAAGTAATGGCGGATGGTTTAAGTGATTTGATGGCCTTTTTAAACGAAGATACGGTCACGACTTTTGAATTAAAATGGCAACCACGAGTTTTCGAGCAACAAGTAGCGGCGCAGGGCCCAATTAAAGCAACTGATTATTTAGCGTATCCGCGGTATTGA
- the prmA gene encoding 50S ribosomal protein L11 methyltransferase, which yields MEWTEVKVTTSTEAVEAVANILMEAGATGVQINDSADFKPESQGPFGEIFDPSKHPHIQSGAEVAAYYPETVFLPEILPTIKQRVTQLTDFGLAIGANQVTTAAVDEGAWATSWKKYYHPVRVTRYLTVVPSWEKYQPQQADEQLIILDPGMSFGTGTHPTTKLALQALETTIRGGETVLDVGTGSGVLSIAAKQLGVGSVYAYDLDDVAVRAAASNLALNPIAATVKVAANNLLTNVTQSADIIVANILAEIILPLIPQAQPLLNPNGYLILSGIIADKLASIKQALLKADLAIVQVLNEGDWYGVIAQKRED from the coding sequence ATGGAATGGACTGAAGTGAAAGTCACAACTTCAACGGAAGCAGTTGAAGCTGTAGCTAATATTTTAATGGAGGCTGGGGCTACCGGCGTACAGATCAATGATTCGGCTGACTTTAAGCCAGAATCACAGGGCCCTTTTGGCGAAATATTTGACCCCAGTAAGCATCCGCATATTCAATCAGGTGCTGAAGTTGCGGCTTATTATCCGGAGACGGTTTTTTTACCTGAGATTTTACCAACAATTAAGCAACGGGTGACTCAGTTGACTGATTTTGGTTTAGCTATTGGCGCTAATCAAGTGACAACAGCAGCTGTTGATGAAGGCGCCTGGGCAACATCATGGAAAAAGTACTATCATCCTGTTCGTGTTACCCGTTATTTGACGGTGGTTCCAAGTTGGGAAAAATACCAACCCCAACAGGCTGATGAGCAGTTGATCATTTTAGATCCAGGGATGTCTTTTGGAACCGGGACGCATCCAACTACTAAATTGGCGTTACAAGCGCTTGAAACCACGATTCGTGGTGGCGAAACGGTATTGGATGTTGGGACAGGCTCTGGTGTACTGAGTATTGCCGCTAAGCAACTTGGTGTTGGGTCAGTTTATGCTTATGATCTGGATGATGTGGCTGTTCGAGCTGCAGCGAGCAACTTAGCGTTGAATCCAATTGCTGCTACGGTCAAAGTTGCGGCCAATAATTTATTGACGAATGTCACGCAATCAGCGGATATTATCGTGGCCAATATTTTAGCAGAAATTATTTTACCGTTGATTCCGCAAGCGCAACCCTTACTGAATCCGAATGGTTATTTGATCCTTTCTGGGATCATTGCCGATAAGCTGGCTAGCATCAAACAGGCGTTGCTCAAGGCTGATTTAGCGATTGTTCAGGTGTTAAATGAAGGCGATTGGTACGGCGTGATCGCGCAGAAACGGGAGGACTAG
- a CDS encoding 16S rRNA (uracil(1498)-N(3))-methyltransferase yields MQRYFISDQVPAGGQVTITGESARHIQRVMRAQVGDQLEVVTGDRRAYRSKIEALQPDGVSVHLADTALTSPELPNQVIIACSIAKKDKADWIVQKGTELGASGFIFFSSQYGVAKWEPARQAKKLTRLRKIALEAARQSHRDQIPTVDIMAGLTELTQVTKDFGIVAYEESAKQGETAALVATAQQLVGGQTLIAVFGPEGGLAPTEVEQLRQADFNVAGLGPRILRAETAPLYLLSALSTLWELLAPQNK; encoded by the coding sequence ATGCAGCGCTATTTTATTTCTGATCAGGTGCCTGCTGGTGGACAAGTGACGATCACTGGCGAGTCGGCGCGTCATATTCAACGGGTCATGCGCGCGCAAGTAGGTGATCAGCTTGAGGTTGTGACTGGAGATCGCCGCGCTTATCGTAGTAAAATCGAGGCGTTACAACCTGATGGCGTTAGTGTCCATTTAGCAGATACAGCATTGACAAGTCCAGAACTGCCTAATCAAGTGATCATTGCATGTAGTATCGCTAAAAAAGACAAGGCTGATTGGATCGTCCAAAAAGGTACCGAGCTTGGTGCCAGTGGCTTTATCTTTTTCTCCAGTCAATACGGGGTAGCTAAATGGGAACCAGCACGTCAAGCCAAGAAGCTGACGCGCTTACGTAAAATTGCCTTGGAAGCGGCACGACAATCGCATCGGGATCAAATTCCGACAGTCGATATCATGGCTGGGTTAACGGAACTAACGCAAGTTACTAAAGACTTTGGAATCGTTGCGTATGAAGAGTCGGCTAAACAAGGCGAAACGGCGGCGTTAGTGGCAACCGCGCAACAATTGGTTGGTGGGCAAACACTGATCGCTGTATTTGGTCCAGAGGGTGGTTTGGCACCGACTGAAGTTGAGCAATTAAGACAAGCTGATTTTAATGTGGCGGGTTTGGGACCACGCATTTTACGTGCGGAAACGGCGCCTTTATATTTATTAAGTGCGTTATCAACGTTGTGGGAATTATTAGCTCCCCAAAACAAATGA
- a CDS encoding RelA/SpoT family protein produces MAEEKVYTANESIKLVETYMNDEHVAFVKKALDFATYVHKEQFRQSGEPYIVHPIQVAAILAELKMDPATVASGFLHDVVEDTNITLGDIQELFGHDVAVIVDGVTKLSKIKYVAHKDELAENHRKMILAMAKDLRVVMVKLADRLHNMRTLKHLRPEKQRRIANETLEIYAPLADRLGISQFKWELEDTALRYLNPQQYYRIVHLMNSKRAQRQAYIDEAIKQIKASMTDFNIKYEIYGRPKHIYSIYKKMRDKHKQFEEIYDLLAIRVIVDTIKDCYAVLGAIHTKWKPMPGRFKDYIAMPKANMYQSLHTTVIGPKGQPLEIQIRTEEMHQVAEYGVAAHWAYKEGKRDEVKYDSNGKKIDMFREILELGDETTNAADFMESVKGDIFSDRVYVFTPKGDVYELSQGSGPLDFAYTIHTEVGNKTVGAKVNGKIVPLNYQLKNGDIVDILTSPNSSPSRDWINLVSTSKARNKIKRFFKQADRSENIEKGRDMLEKQLTDMGFLPKDYLNKEVLGQAINRFNFSNSDELLAAVGYGELSPLVVSNRLTEKARHQREKAEQDQQARDVLTDTTAAKSKGKTKPKEPNEKLKIKHEGGVVIQGVDNLLIHLSKCCNPVPGDQIVGYVTKGRGVSIHRADCPNVQNAADTANRLIEVEWEDAAAKGTTYDANLEVYGYNRSGLLNDILQTLNAQTKNLTSVSGKVDHDNMATVHVTVAITNLAHLTRLIDSIKNIPDVYSVKRSNE; encoded by the coding sequence ATGGCTGAAGAAAAAGTTTACACCGCTAACGAAAGTATCAAGTTAGTTGAAACTTATATGAATGATGAGCATGTGGCGTTTGTAAAAAAGGCACTTGATTTTGCGACCTATGTGCACAAGGAACAGTTCCGTCAGTCTGGTGAGCCCTATATTGTTCATCCCATCCAGGTGGCGGCGATCTTAGCAGAGTTAAAAATGGATCCTGCGACGGTAGCGTCCGGGTTTTTACACGATGTGGTTGAAGACACTAATATTACGTTAGGCGACATTCAAGAGCTGTTTGGCCACGATGTAGCGGTGATCGTTGATGGTGTGACTAAGTTAAGCAAGATCAAGTATGTCGCGCATAAGGATGAATTAGCGGAAAATCACCGTAAAATGATTTTAGCGATGGCTAAGGATCTACGGGTGGTCATGGTCAAGCTAGCTGATCGTTTGCACAATATGCGGACCTTGAAGCATTTGCGTCCAGAAAAACAGCGGCGGATCGCTAATGAAACGTTGGAGATCTATGCGCCGTTAGCTGATCGTTTAGGTATCAGTCAGTTCAAATGGGAATTAGAAGATACTGCGTTACGGTATTTAAATCCACAACAATATTACCGTATCGTTCATTTGATGAATTCAAAGCGGGCACAGCGCCAAGCCTATATTGACGAAGCAATCAAACAGATTAAAGCTTCGATGACCGATTTTAATATTAAATACGAAATTTATGGGCGCCCGAAACATATCTATTCAATTTATAAAAAAATGCGTGATAAGCATAAACAGTTTGAGGAAATCTATGACCTATTGGCGATCCGTGTGATCGTGGATACGATCAAGGACTGTTATGCCGTTTTAGGGGCGATCCATACCAAATGGAAGCCAATGCCTGGCCGATTCAAAGACTATATTGCCATGCCTAAAGCCAATATGTACCAATCATTACACACAACGGTGATTGGGCCTAAAGGACAGCCATTAGAGATCCAAATTCGGACTGAAGAAATGCATCAAGTCGCTGAATATGGTGTAGCTGCACATTGGGCCTATAAAGAAGGCAAACGTGACGAAGTCAAATACGACTCGAATGGCAAAAAGATCGACATGTTCCGGGAAATTCTGGAACTAGGCGATGAAACCACTAACGCTGCTGATTTTATGGAAAGCGTTAAAGGTGATATTTTCTCTGATCGAGTTTATGTTTTTACACCTAAAGGGGACGTTTACGAATTATCTCAAGGTTCAGGACCATTGGATTTTGCGTACACGATCCATACTGAAGTCGGTAATAAAACCGTAGGGGCCAAAGTGAATGGCAAAATCGTACCGCTAAATTATCAATTGAAAAATGGCGATATCGTTGATATTTTGACTTCACCAAATTCATCACCTAGTCGTGATTGGATCAATTTGGTCAGTACCAGCAAAGCACGTAATAAAATCAAGCGTTTCTTCAAGCAAGCCGACCGCTCGGAAAATATTGAAAAAGGCCGCGATATGCTTGAAAAGCAGCTTACCGATATGGGCTTTTTACCGAAGGATTATTTGAATAAGGAAGTTTTAGGCCAAGCAATCAATCGGTTTAATTTCAGCAATAGTGATGAACTATTGGCGGCGGTTGGTTATGGCGAGTTATCACCGTTAGTGGTCAGTAATCGGTTAACCGAAAAAGCCCGCCACCAGCGGGAAAAAGCCGAGCAAGATCAGCAAGCCCGGGATGTTTTGACTGATACGACTGCGGCTAAAAGTAAGGGTAAAACCAAGCCGAAGGAACCAAATGAAAAGTTAAAGATCAAGCACGAAGGCGGCGTCGTCATTCAAGGGGTCGACAACTTGCTGATTCATTTGAGTAAGTGTTGTAATCCTGTACCGGGTGACCAAATTGTTGGTTACGTTACTAAAGGTCGGGGTGTCTCGATTCATCGCGCGGATTGTCCCAATGTCCAAAATGCTGCGGATACCGCTAATCGTTTGATTGAAGTTGAATGGGAAGATGCTGCAGCTAAAGGAACCACTTACGACGCTAACTTGGAAGTTTATGGTTACAATCGTTCTGGTTTATTAAATGATATTTTGCAGACTTTGAATGCGCAAACAAAGAATTTAACTTCCGTTAGTGGCAAAGTTGATCATGACAATATGGCAACTGTTCACGTTACCGTGGCCATCACTAACTTAGCCCATTTAACTCGGTTGATCGATAGTATCAAAAATATACCGGATGTTTACAGCGTTAAGCGGTCGAACGAATAA
- the dtd gene encoding D-aminoacyl-tRNA deacylase produces MRVVLQRVKQASVTIDDQVVGAIKRGYLLLVAVRDADTEADIDYLVHKITNLRVFEDAQGKMNLALAAVAGEILSVSQFTLYADTRKGNRPSFTDAGHPEKAAQYYARFNEKLRANGIKVATGEFGADMAVALINDGPVTILFDTENK; encoded by the coding sequence GTGCGAGTTGTTTTACAGCGGGTCAAACAGGCTAGCGTGACGATTGATGATCAAGTTGTCGGTGCGATCAAGCGCGGCTATCTATTATTAGTTGCTGTGCGCGATGCTGATACCGAGGCTGACATCGATTATCTCGTACATAAAATTACTAATTTACGGGTTTTCGAAGATGCACAAGGCAAAATGAATTTAGCGTTGGCTGCGGTTGCTGGTGAGATTTTGTCGGTTTCGCAGTTTACGTTATATGCGGACACCCGTAAAGGTAATCGGCCGAGCTTCACTGATGCTGGACACCCAGAAAAAGCTGCCCAGTATTATGCGCGTTTTAACGAGAAGTTACGGGCTAATGGTATCAAAGTTGCAACTGGGGAATTCGGCGCGGATATGGCCGTTGCGTTGATCAATGATGGACCAGTGACAATTTTATTTGATACAGAAAACAAATAA
- a CDS encoding HAD-IA family hydrolase yields MLQAAIWDFDGTLYDTYAGIMQALLQLADEYRLKVDRQDLYRLIKEDSVKTAIQNFGQTLAIAPEKLSKRYHEIEFATQRDPQPYAGALATCQAIIDQGGQNFLMTHRDRGSERFLAAGGFLPLFTECVTSEQHFKRKPDPEAINYLVKQHQLDPATTVMIGDRPLDVVAGQNAGVKGCFFDVDQFHSAPTADIIIDQLPEIVPYFQARN; encoded by the coding sequence ATGTTACAAGCGGCAATTTGGGATTTTGATGGCACACTTTATGATACTTATGCTGGCATTATGCAGGCTTTGTTGCAATTAGCTGATGAGTATCGGCTTAAAGTTGACCGTCAAGATTTGTACCGCCTGATCAAGGAAGATTCAGTTAAAACGGCGATCCAGAATTTTGGACAGACTTTGGCCATTGCACCAGAAAAACTGTCTAAGCGTTACCATGAAATCGAATTTGCAACGCAGCGTGATCCACAGCCTTATGCTGGGGCTTTAGCAACTTGTCAAGCAATTATCGACCAAGGTGGGCAGAACTTTCTAATGACGCATCGTGATCGTGGTTCAGAGCGCTTTTTGGCAGCCGGGGGTTTTTTACCGCTATTTACTGAATGTGTTACTAGTGAGCAACACTTTAAACGTAAGCCTGATCCAGAAGCCATAAATTATTTAGTTAAGCAGCATCAACTTGACCCAGCCACGACGGTGATGATCGGGGATCGGCCTTTGGATGTAGTTGCTGGGCAAAATGCTGGTGTTAAGGGCTGTTTCTTTGATGTTGACCAATTCCATAGTGCACCAACTGCTGACATCATTATTGATCAGTTACCTGAGATCGTGCCTTATTTTCAAGCGAGAAATTAA
- a CDS encoding AzlC family ABC transporter permease yields the protein MKVEDKNWFNVFKIALPLCISYVPIGLACGILLHSAGFNILFTGLLSILVFSGGAQFLIASMLAIHAPLLQVLLMLFFLEMRYALLSASLSPYLKNEPLPFLIYFSSSMNDENYAINYLKFATDKKWNGHQAVMVNHFSLLFWTVSNMIGSTIGNLIHFDVNLVNFTLTALFGYMLVMQVKNLLSILVAGLSAVLSVWLIIAMRSTMGLVVATLVASFVGFMVEHGLEGKSNPLLLRSLRLRRRHESFKDIPKETTDDHE from the coding sequence TTGAAAGTAGAGGACAAAAATTGGTTTAACGTATTTAAAATTGCCTTGCCACTTTGTATAAGTTACGTACCAATCGGATTAGCTTGCGGTATTTTGTTACATTCAGCAGGCTTTAATATTCTGTTTACCGGCTTGTTATCGATCTTAGTTTTTTCTGGTGGTGCTCAGTTTTTAATTGCGTCGATGTTGGCAATTCACGCACCACTCTTGCAAGTTTTATTGATGCTTTTTTTCTTGGAGATGCGGTACGCACTATTATCCGCAAGTTTATCACCATACTTAAAAAACGAACCATTACCTTTTTTGATTTACTTCTCCAGTTCAATGAATGACGAAAATTATGCGATCAATTATTTAAAATTCGCAACAGATAAGAAATGGAATGGTCATCAGGCCGTGATGGTCAATCATTTTTCACTATTATTTTGGACCGTCAGTAATATGATAGGTTCGACGATCGGTAATTTGATCCACTTTGACGTGAACCTAGTTAATTTCACATTGACGGCGTTATTCGGCTATATGTTAGTGATGCAGGTCAAAAACTTGCTATCGATCTTGGTGGCTGGTTTATCCGCGGTTTTGTCCGTATGGTTGATCATTGCAATGCGGAGTACGATGGGTTTGGTTGTTGCAACGTTGGTAGCCTCGTTTGTTGGTTTCATGGTAGAACATGGCTTAGAGGGCAAGTCCAATCCATTGCTGTTGCGGTCACTACGTTTACGCCGCCGCCACGAAAGCTTTAAAGATATACCAAAGGAGACGACCGACGACCATGAGTAA
- a CDS encoding AzlD domain-containing protein gives MSNLDYLILIVLAAMVAFIPRVIPLLYFSKRKIPAWFNEWMKYIPVALFTALIAKDVFVTSHYTYNAKNLTEIISTILVFLVAAKTKSMLVTVVVGLIAIMGLALIF, from the coding sequence ATGAGTAACCTAGACTACCTGATCTTGATTGTATTGGCGGCCATGGTCGCATTTATCCCGCGTGTGATTCCATTACTATATTTTTCAAAGCGCAAAATTCCAGCTTGGTTTAATGAATGGATGAAATATATTCCGGTGGCATTATTTACGGCTTTGATCGCTAAAGACGTTTTCGTCACTTCACACTATACTTATAATGCTAAAAACTTGACTGAAATCATTTCAACGATTCTTGTCTTCCTAGTAGCGGCTAAAACAAAGTCGATGCTGGTAACCGTGGTTGTTGGTTTAATCGCAATTATGGGCTTAGCCTTAATTTTCTAG
- a CDS encoding nuclear transport factor 2 family protein: MATPEKIFATYVASWLHQDEPVFLATLATDVVIYECYGPCYQGKDEAQRWFEHWHRSAENKVLAWTISATYFDPIQQVHFFEWRFRCRYNGVESVFRGCSIVKIVHQQITLIKEFEMQDQQYRPFMNE, translated from the coding sequence ATGGCTACTCCAGAAAAAATATTTGCTACTTATGTAGCTAGTTGGTTGCATCAAGATGAACCGGTTTTTTTAGCGACTTTAGCTACTGATGTGGTGATCTACGAATGTTATGGGCCTTGCTATCAGGGCAAAGATGAGGCGCAACGCTGGTTTGAACATTGGCATCGGTCGGCAGAAAATAAAGTATTAGCTTGGACGATTTCAGCTACCTATTTTGATCCAATACAACAGGTTCATTTCTTTGAGTGGCGATTTCGTTGTCGATACAACGGTGTAGAGTCAGTGTTTAGAGGCTGCTCAATCGTTAAAATAGTGCACCAACAGATTACGCTGATCAAGGAATTTGAAATGCAGGATCAGCAATATCGACCTTTCATGAATGAATAA